One window from the genome of Rubinisphaera margarita encodes:
- a CDS encoding peptidoglycan D,D-transpeptidase FtsI family protein, protein MSADQLLLRRRRLRIVIGGMLLAWAGVGVHLVSMYVAESRRMQTHVHRQQTTVETIRARPGDVLDRNGRLLATSVDTESLYAVPRAIDDLPAFAATIAPILNRDAGQLEEELEAHSDKGFYWLARRLEPSTAAAIRELELPQETYGFEREYRRYYPNGALASHILGFRNIDGVGRGGIEQKFDHLLRGRDGKRTLVRDARNRVIHLYEQSDGRVEHGVTVRLTLDLLHQRLMEDELDRVIQEWEPTGCCAILCDPHSGDILAIASRPTYNPAEPETFAEDAWMNRAVAWSYEPGSTMKPLIVAWALQQNAISTESRFHGHWGEYRMGTRLLHDSHSHGEMSLAEVLVHSSNIGMAQIGERLTNEGLFSALQQFGFGSQTGLGLPGELKGSVRPLSRWDLYSTGSIPMGQELSVTPLQMLVAHATLANRGEFRQPRIVLRAGDGRTVTSAPQLAMPLIDPILSDWLIRNPMRRVLTEGTGQRVNVEGLDMFGKTGTSQVYDPEIRAYSDEKTVCSFVCGIPSNNPELVLIVAVDQPTVGSSHYGSNVAAPAAVRILQQAWRTRHATRPVPPVGSLR, encoded by the coding sequence ATGTCCGCTGATCAACTCCTGTTAAGACGGCGGCGGTTACGGATCGTGATTGGTGGCATGCTGCTCGCCTGGGCCGGTGTGGGCGTTCATCTCGTCAGTATGTATGTCGCTGAGTCGCGGCGGATGCAGACTCATGTGCATCGTCAGCAGACGACGGTCGAAACCATCCGGGCCCGCCCCGGGGATGTCCTGGATCGTAACGGGCGACTGCTGGCTACAAGTGTCGATACGGAAAGTCTCTACGCTGTCCCCAGAGCGATCGACGATCTGCCCGCGTTCGCTGCGACGATCGCTCCGATTTTGAACCGCGATGCCGGTCAGCTTGAAGAGGAGCTCGAAGCGCACAGCGACAAGGGTTTCTACTGGCTGGCCCGCCGCTTGGAGCCGAGCACGGCTGCTGCCATTCGTGAACTGGAGCTGCCGCAGGAAACATACGGCTTCGAGCGGGAATATCGCCGGTACTATCCGAACGGAGCGCTGGCCAGTCACATTCTCGGCTTTCGCAACATCGACGGTGTCGGACGGGGCGGTATCGAGCAGAAGTTCGACCATCTTCTCCGCGGACGCGACGGGAAGCGAACCCTCGTTCGCGATGCCCGCAATCGTGTGATTCACCTTTATGAACAGTCCGATGGGCGCGTCGAGCACGGCGTGACCGTTCGGCTTACGCTCGATCTGCTGCACCAGCGACTGATGGAAGACGAACTCGATCGCGTCATTCAGGAATGGGAGCCGACCGGGTGTTGTGCGATTCTTTGTGATCCCCACTCCGGCGATATTCTGGCCATCGCGTCCCGGCCCACTTACAACCCGGCTGAGCCCGAAACCTTCGCGGAAGACGCCTGGATGAATCGAGCCGTCGCGTGGAGCTATGAACCGGGCTCGACAATGAAGCCGCTCATCGTCGCCTGGGCACTGCAGCAGAATGCCATCTCGACCGAATCCCGCTTTCACGGTCACTGGGGCGAATATCGGATGGGAACCCGGCTGCTGCACGATTCCCATTCCCACGGCGAGATGTCGCTGGCCGAAGTGCTGGTCCACTCCAGTAACATCGGCATGGCGCAGATCGGCGAGCGGTTGACGAACGAGGGGCTCTTCTCGGCTCTGCAGCAGTTTGGCTTCGGCTCGCAGACCGGGCTCGGACTCCCCGGCGAACTCAAAGGTTCCGTACGCCCCCTTTCCAGGTGGGATCTGTATTCAACCGGATCCATTCCCATGGGCCAGGAACTTTCGGTCACTCCACTGCAGATGCTGGTGGCTCATGCGACGCTGGCGAACCGGGGTGAATTCCGCCAGCCGCGAATCGTCCTCCGCGCAGGCGATGGTCGCACCGTGACGAGCGCTCCGCAACTGGCGATGCCGCTGATTGATCCGATTCTGTCCGACTGGCTGATCCGCAATCCGATGCGCCGCGTGCTGACGGAAGGAACCGGACAGCGGGTGAACGTCGAAGGGCTCGACATGTTCGGCAAGACGGGCACCTCGCAGGTTTACGACCCGGAGATCCGAGCCTATTCCGATGAGAAGACCGTTTGCTCGTTCGTCTGCGGGATCCCGAGCAACAATCCGGAACTGGTGCTGATCGTCGCCGTCGACCAGCCGACGGTCGGCTCCAGTCACTACGGTTCCAACGTTGCCGCCCCGGCGGCCGTCCGCATTCTGCAACAAGCCTGGAGAACCCGCCACGCCACCCGCCCGGTCCCTCCCGTCGGCTCGCTCCGCTAA